Below is a genomic region from Miscanthus floridulus cultivar M001 chromosome 1, ASM1932011v1, whole genome shotgun sequence.
TTAAAGCTCTCAAACCATTAAATTCGCCTCTCATGTTACTTGCTCCATCGTAGCCTTGGCCTCTAACTTGCTTTATGCTCAATCCATACTTACCAAATAGAATATCAATGCTAGATTTGAGACATGAAGCCGAGGTCTCGCTCACATGAACTATACCAATAAGTCTCTCTTTTATTAACCCACTCTTGTCCACATACCTCAAAACCACTGCCATTTGCTCCTTGCCAGAAACATCAACTGACTCATCTACCAATAAACAAAACACATCGCCACCAATTTCTTCAACAATTGATTTCACTATGGTCTGAAAAATATAGACACCATTAATACATCCAGCCTGAATACATCTGTATAAATACTCTATGACAGATATAATATTATATGTAACCAAAGCAATAAATCATTCTTTTTCTTACCTTAGCAAAACAATTTGCAATATCTCTTTGGATGTCTGCAGCCACCATTTGAGCATTCCTCAAaataagccttttgtttttctcattTTGCTTTGCCAAAAGCCGCACCAACTCTCGGAAATTTTCCTTATTTTTGGACGTTTCTGATTCATTGTGACCACGAAAAGCTAAACCTTGATGCAACAAGAATCGAACAGCATCAATAGAAGTATTCAATCTAATAAGATACTCCTTTTTATTGACATCTCTCTGGTTCGCGAGGACATTGGCAATGGATGGATCAGGCTTCATCAAATTGTTACATCTTTTGATTGCTGTGTTATGAAAACTCTTAGGTCGGGTGCCTACATGATCTTGCAGCCTATCCAATTTGTTAAAGCCATCCCAACCATCTTTTGCAAATGCATCATTCCCACCTTGGCCCTCATTGCTATCCCTGAATAAATAGCAGTATAAACAGAAGCATTTATCCACCTTCTCACTATACTCAAGCCAATCATATTTTGTGTACCATTCAGCTCTAAACCGACGTGGATGGCCTGCTATGATTTTCTGTGGATAATTAAAACCAGGTGGTGGTCTAAATGGACCTCTAATCAAATACTTCCttcttatctcattttgtagcTTTTCACCGATGTAATCTGAAATTCTCCTTCTATCTGCTGGATCATATGGAAGCTCATCAAAATTTACCTCATGTCAAGAGATTCGTGAAGAACGATGAGTTGTATAGTTGGTGTTTGCTGCATTTGCATCTCTTCTGGAAGTTCCTCTATCAAGATTCTCACTGTCATCTCTTCTTGAAGTACCTCCATCAAGATTCTCCATTCCATCTCTTCTGGAGGTGCCTCCATCTCCATCAACATTTTCATTATCACTCGATTTCCTTTTCAAAAAACGATCCATTGTGCTTTGGTTGCCTACCAAATTATTCAATCAAGAAAATTAAACACACAAGTAGATATTGAGTGCACAGTTAGGCATTAGCTACACTATGATTAAAAGTCACTAATTTACTATTTTACTTACATGACATGTTTGTTGGCAAGATGAACAGATGAACCCTGAACGTACTCTCCACTTCTCCAGTAACTAGTATAGTAGTATCTACTTTGTTGGAATGCAAGCAAATTGCCTTTcgctgaaaaaaataaaaaaaacataacCTGCAAGACTGGGGAGCAAAGAATAATTTTGAGATAGGATTAGGGATTTTCGGTTACCTCGGTAGAATACTTGTAGGGGAATAGGGGATATTCCGTACTTGAGCAGGATTGAATAAACGGATACTCGGAGAGCAGCTGCGGCGACGGTCGTCCGCCCGTCCGTCGCCGTCAACACCGAGAGCAGCTGCAATCACAGAACGCTACACCTCCAGAAGAGATGGAATGGAGAATCTTGATGGAGCAGGATTGAATAAACGGATACTCAGAGAGCAGCTACGGCGGTGGCCGTCCGCCCGTCTATCACCGTCAACACCGAGCGACGCTGCAATCACGGAACAACGACGAGAGCGCTGACACAGACGTTTCGAAGGCGGAAGTCGGAAGGTCTGACAACGGGAGAAGAATCGTGCATTGTTTCGGCTTTCTGCGGGCTGCGGCGAGCTACCGAACGTGAGTACGTGACTTTCGGCCTTCTCTCTTGGGCTGTGTTGGGCTGCTATAGCGTTATTGTTGCTGGGCCGCCGGGGTCATCGTATTTTTTTACCGGGGTCATAGCTGGTGAAAAAATACACGTATAATGGATTTGTAGAAAACCATAGGGTCACACGACCCCGGCGACTCCACGTAGATTCGCCCCTGCATGCCACAACTATGgcaggttggggatacatataggATAGCTTGCTTGAGCCTTAAGAAAGCTTGCTTGTGCCTTAAGAAAGCTACAACATATTCTAGAGATGCTAAAGTAGATGCTAGGGATAAAGATAATGGTTGACACAACCACCAACTACTCTAGATAATTATCCTAAGTAGATAAGGACAAGACTTATAGCTGTCAGTTACACAAGTATGACTTGCAATACAATATTGTTGTTATTGAAACCAAGTTCTTCCCTGGTCTTCGAGCAATAAATCTTGAGCATCAGTTTCAATTTGAGTCTCACAGTAAGGTAGTTGCTGTGGGGCGCTGCTTCAAGTCAGGCAAATTAATGGCCACAAGTGGGGTGCTGACTGACGATCCAAGCGGAGTTTATCGGAAAGAACTCATGATCTCCACATGTGAAATCACCATGGTACCCTACTGATCTCTCTTTACTTTCatatgttgtggaaatgaataaTTATGGCATATTGGCGTGGTATCAGTGGTTAAATATATCATTATATGCACTTAACTTTATCTTTGGGGCATTAAAGTTGCATTTTTCTCTTATATAATTATTTTCTAGTATTGCTTTATTTTGTGGTAGGCTCATAGCAGtctttatatttttttttctaggtTGGGGTTGGAGGGCCTCTTATTGATTTGGACGGGAACTTTGTTGGCATGAACTTATATGCGAAGAAAAGGACACCGTTCCTGCCAAGGAGTACTATTACCGAATTCCTGGTTAATTTCAAGAAATGCCAGTATGTTTTTAATGGTTTCTCGTTTTGCCTAGCCTCTACTTTCCTATACATCACTAATTTATACTTAGACATTTGGTATGCAGGGCACATGGAATACTTTTGTGTAAaagaaaagttaaattaggactGCACTTAGTGTTGGCTTTTAAAATGGTCATACTGAACTATAAGCCTCATGTTTTAAATGTTGGCACAACCACACAGAGTACATTTATAAA
It encodes:
- the LOC136468335 gene encoding uncharacterized protein, which encodes HEVNFDELPYDPADRRRISDYIGEKLQNEIRRKYLIRGPFRPPPGFNYPQKIIAGHPRRFRAEWYTKYDWLEYSEKVDKCFCLYCYLFRDSNEGQGGNDAFAKDGWDGFNKLDRLQDHVGTRPKSFHNTAIKRCNNLMKPDPSIANVLANQRDVNKKEYLIRLNTSIDAVRFLLHQGLAFRGHNESETSKNKENFRELVRLLAKQNDGKEQMAVVLRYVDKSGLIKERLIGIVHVSETSASCLKSSIDILFGKYGLSIKQVRGQGYDGASNMRVAKKNDDISDFFDMVSLLINVAEASCKRKDMIRESQQERVAKAIGSGQLSTGTGLNQEQSLQRAERGIPKLDMEQEYIDRHKPRKKTNRTNYQHYKYDCLNPVIDLQLAEFNDHFNEVNSELLTNIAAFSLKNYFDAFKIESLMELTKAYPNDFDPRDLDDLIIELNIYIDNVRADAIFAPSGHNF